A region from the Ptychodera flava strain L36383 chromosome 10, AS_Pfla_20210202, whole genome shotgun sequence genome encodes:
- the LOC139142504 gene encoding neuronal acetylcholine receptor subunit alpha-10-like isoform X4: MPRRWRFRPQAACSMRFVPDLRQSANPWVILLRPTTWISLLVTLQILSFTTVSAIGSEQKLFNDLFRFYNKKVRPVKNFSHPIWVTFDMALNQIADMDERNQVLKTNIWTTETWMDEMMRWNPLEYDGIDQIRIPSSDLWMPDITLYNNADTVDYSKENESSANCVVNATGGVFYKSKPTILKSTCQVYVKYFPFDVQMCKMKFGSWAYDSQQVNMIQVRATPDLQYFIHNEQWNLEFAKARRHITFYECCPERYPDISFYVCIRRKPLYYIYNLIIPCVLLCALSFLGFFMPYNVGVVKASLSVTLILSLTVFLLLVAEMMPRTSKEIPLIGQYYLAAMSLISVSTAMNVAVLNVNVCKREVPVWIKVAVMKYLAAAMCMRGSTCRQGKAMPASSDIVGYRRARTNDAPYDSHGLRDARYSLRSTTGRQSSIHSYHDSMSEDTDSQFSKVENSVSEIFKHLKTVQRKYDRKSALRDEWVKVATILDKTLMFFFILATIITSMSLLLQNPGDAKKLCDRMIDIDESFYGEHTELV, from the exons tgtCTGCAATCGGTAGTGAACAGAAGCTATTCAATGATCTCTTCAGGTTTTACAACAAGAAAGTTCGTCCGGTCAAGAATTTCTCTCATCCTATctgggtgacctttgacatggcACTGAACCAGATAGCTGATATG GATGAAAGAAATCAAGTATTGAAAACAAACATATGGACAACTGAG ACCTGGATGGACGAAATGATGCGATGGAACCCCCTGGAGTACGATGGAATCGACCAAATTCGAATCCCGTCCTCTGACCTGTGGATGCCGGATATCACTTTATACAACAA TGCAGACACTGTTGATTACTCAAAAGAAAACGAGTCTTCAGCGAACTGCGTGGTGAACGCAACGGGCGGTGTGTTCTACAAGTCCAAGCCAACGATTTTAAAAAGCACGTGCCAGGTGTACGTGAAGTATTTCCCGTTTGATGTACAGATGTGCAAGATGAAGTTCGGCTCTTGGGCCTACGACAGCCAACAGGTGAACATGATTCAGGTTAGAGCGACGCCTGACCTCCAGTACTTCATCCACAACGAGCAATGGAACCTGGAGTTCGCCAAGGCGCGACGCCATATTACCTTTTACGAATGCTGCCCAGAAAGGTACCCGGATATTTCTTTCTACGTGTGTATCAGACGGAAACCGCTGTACTACATCTACAACCTGATCATTCCCTGTGTCCTGCTCTGTGCTCTGTCATTCCTCGGGTTCTTCATGCCATACAACGTCGGTGTGGTCAAGGCGTCGCTAAGCGTCACACTCATCCTCTCGCTGACGGTGTTCCTCCTTCTGGTGGCCGAGATGATGCCTAGAACGTCGAAGGAAATACCCCTCATTG GTCAGTACTACTTGGCGGCCATGTCTCTGATATCTGTTTCGACGGCCATGAACGTGGCAGTGCTCAACGTCAACGTCTGCAAGAGGGAGGTGCCGGTGTGGATCAAAGTGGCGGTTATGAAATACCTTGCAGCAGCGATGTGCATGAGAGGGAGCACATGCAGACAGGGCAAGGCCATGCCTGCGTCGTCAGACATCGTCGGCTATCGCCGGGCCCGCACGAATGACGCCCCTTACGACAGCCACGGCCTCAGAGACGCCCGCTACAGCCTTAGGTCGACGACGGGGCGACAATCGTCGATCCACAGCTACCATGACAGTATGAGCGAGGACACAGACTCGCAGTTTTCCAAAGTGGAGAACAGTGTGTCGGAAATATTCAAGCATCTGAAGACCGTGCAGAGGAAGTACGATCGAAAAAGCGCCCTCAGGGACGAGTGGGTGAAGGTGGCCACCATTTTGGATAAGACCTTGATGTTTTTCTTTATCTTGGCAACGATTATAACGTCGATGTCGTTGCTTCTCCAGAATCCAGGGGACGCTAAGAAGCTGTGCGACAGAATGATAGATATAGATGAATCGTTTTATGGCGAACACACAGAACTGGTGTAA
- the LOC139142504 gene encoding neuronal acetylcholine receptor subunit alpha-10-like isoform X3, whose protein sequence is MPRRWRFRPQAACSMRFVPDLRQSANPWVILLRPTTWISLLVTLQILSFTTVSAIGSEQKLFNDLFRFYNKKVRPVKNFSHPIWVTFDMALNQIADMDERNQVLKTNIWTTETWMDEMMRWNPLEYDGIDQIRIPSSDLWMPDITLYNNADTGGYSKGNGSASNCLVSYTGEVMYVSKPTILKSTCLVYVKYFPFDVQACKMKFGSWTYNSLQLNLTKQSERPVLRSFIKNEQWNLELTLTRQHVVRYDCCPEAYPDVTFYVCMRRKPLYYIYNLITPCILLCALSFLGFFMPYNIGVVKANLSVTLILSLTVFLLLVAQMMPRTSMEIPLIGQYYLAAMSLISVSTAMNIAVLNVNVCNREVPRWVQVIVLKYLAIVCFQNCSCAIEPTKPKKIPRDESTGMIRLRPSPLLGRRIASSSLEQDSNHFNLGKTSELRMTRSMRVFHERHEELEPRFGKLESYVEQIFKHLKAVQKKNDKKAALREEWVKVATILDKVLLIMFSIATITTTLSLLLQKPSADTETLCYDIINNDLDEIVT, encoded by the exons tgtCTGCAATCGGTAGTGAACAGAAGCTATTCAATGATCTCTTCAGGTTTTACAACAAGAAAGTTCGTCCGGTCAAGAATTTCTCTCATCCTATctgggtgacctttgacatggcACTGAACCAGATAGCTGATATG GATGAAAGAAATCAAGTATTGAAAACAAACATATGGACAACTGAG ACCTGGATGGACGAAATGATGCGATGGAACCCCCTGGAGTACGATGGAATCGACCAAATTCGAATCCCGTCCTCTGACCTGTGGATGCCGGATATCACTTTATACAACAA CGCCGACACGGGCGGCTACTCCAAGGGAAATGGTTCCGCCTCTAACTGTCTGGTCAGCTACACTGGTGAGGTCATGTACGTCTCCAAACCTACCATTCTGAAAAGCACGTGCTTGGTCTACGTCAAGTATTTCCCTTTCGACGTGCAGGCGTGCAAGATGAAATTCGGATCCTGGACTTACAACAGCCTTCAGCTGAATCTCACAAAACAATCCGAAAGGCCAGTGCTGAGGAGCTTCATCAAAAACGAGCAATGGAACCTGGAGCTCACCCTCACCCGTCAGCACGTGGTGAGGTACGACTGCTGTCCGGAAGCGTACCCGGATGTGACGTTTTACGTGTGCATGCGCAGGAAGCCATTGTACTACATCTACAACCTCATCACGCCATGTATTCTACTATGCGCTCTATCCTTTCTTGGTTTCTTTATGCCGTACAACATCGGGGTCGTCAAGGCTAATCTCAGCGTTACACTCATTCTGTCCCTGACGGTGTTTCTCTTGTTAGTGGCCCAAATGATGCCAAGAACTTCGATGGAAATACCATTGATTG GTCAATACTATTTAGCGGCCATGAGCCTTATCTCAGTGTCAACCGCCATGAACATTGCCGTCTTAAATGTCAACGTATGCAATAGGGAAGTTCCACGCTGGGTTCAAGTCATAGTCCTGAAGTATTTGGCGATAGTCTGTTTCCAAAACTGTAGCTGCGCCATCGAGCCCACAAAGCCGAAGAAGATTCCCCGAGACGAGTCGACGGGCATGATTCGACTTCGCCCGTCACCTTTGCTAGGCCGGCGCATCGCGTCGTCGTCTCTTGAGCAGGACTCGAACCACTTCAACCTGGGCAAGACGTCTGAACTCCGGATGACGAGGTCGATGCGGGTGTTCCACGAGAGGCACGAAGAGCTCGAGCCCCGCTTCGGAAAGCTGGAAAGCTACGTGGAGCAGATATTTAAGCACCTGAAGGCCGTTCAAAAGAAGAACGACAAGAAGGCGGCGCTTAGGGAGGAATGGGTTAAAGTCGCGACTATCCTGGACAAGGTCTTGCTGATAATGTTCAGTATAGCTACCATCACCACAACACTGTCGCTTCTCCTCCAAAAACCTAGTGCAGACACAGAAACCTTGTGTTACGATATAATAAACAACGACTTGGATGAAATCGTTACTTGA